The Nocardioides sp. cx-173 genome segment ACGGGCAGATCCGCGAGTCGGAGCTGGTGATGGCGCGCGCCGTCGGACCGGACCGCCACCTCACGGCCCGGGTGGCGCCGCTGGGGTCGCGCCTGGTGCTCGCGCTGGTGGAGGACCGCACCCGGGAGCGGCGCGTCGAGGCCGTACGCCGCGACTTCGTGGCCAACGTGAGCCACGAGCTGAAGACGCCGGTGGGCGCCATCCGGCTGCTCGCCGAGGCGGTGCACGAGGCGGCCGACGACCCGGTCGCGGTGACGCGGTTCGCAGACCGGATGCTCCACGAGAGCGACCGGCTCTCGCAGCTGGTGCACCAGGTGATCGAGCTGTCGCGGCTGCAGGGCGACGACCCGCTCGACTCCCCCGTGCCGGTGTCCCTGGACCACGTGATCGAGGTGGCCATGGACACCAGCGCCATCGACGCCTCCGCCAAGCGCATCCGCATCGTCAACAGCGGTCCGTCGGGGCTGACCGTGCTCGGCAACGACGAGCAGATCACCGCCGCCGTCGCCAACCTGGTCGCCAACGCGGTGGCGTACTCCGAGCCGGAGTCCACGGTGCTGGTCACCACCCGACGCGCGGACGAGATCGTCGAGGTCTCCGTGGTCGACCAGGGCATCGGAATCCCCACCACGGAGATCGACCGGATCTTCGAGCGCTTCTACCGGGTCGACCCGGCGCGACACCGCTCCACCGGCGGCACCGGCCTCGGCCTGTCCATCGTCAAGCACGTCGCCGCCACCCACGGCGGCGAGATCCGGGTCTGGTCCGCCGAAGGACAGGGCTCGACGTTCACCCTCTCGCTGCCCCACCATGCCGGAAGCGGGGCATCCGATCGGCAGCTCCAGGAGGAGGTTCAATGACGCGGGTACTCGTCGTCGAGGACGAAGAGAGCTACAGCGACGCACTCGCCTACATGCTCCGCAAGGAGGGCTTCGAGGTCGCCATCGCCGCCGACGGCCACGCGGCGCTGAGCGAGTTCGACCGCCACGGCGCCGACATCGTGCTGCTCGACCTGATGCTCCCGGGCATCCCCGGCACCGAGGTCTGCCGGACCATCCGCCAGACCTCCAAGGTGCCGGTGATCATGGTCAGCGCCAAGGACGACGAGGTCGACAAGGTGGTCGGCCTCGAGCTCGGTGCCGACGACTACGTCACCAAGCCCTACTCGCCGCGCGAGCTCGTCGCCCGGATCCGCGCCGTCCTGCGCCGCGGCCAGGACGCCGAGGTCTCCCCCGACACGCTCGAGGCCGGCCCGGTGCGCATGGACGTCGAGCGCCACGTCGTCACCGTCCAGGGCCACGAGCAGCGGCTGCCGCTGAAGGAGTTCGAGCTCCTCGAGATGTTCCTGCGCAACGCCGGCCGGGTGCTCACCCGCGGCCAGCTCATCGACCGCGTCTGGGGCTCCGACTACGTCGGCGACACCAAGACCCTCGACGTCCATGTGAAGCGTCTGCGCGCCAAGCTGGAGCCGGAGCCCAGCGAGCCGAGGTACCTGGTCACCGTCCGCGGGTTGGGGTACAAGCTCGACTTGTAGCGGCGGGGTGCGCGCGCCGAGTCACAAGATTCACCGGGCCCCCGGTGAATCTCCTGCCTCCCGTACGAAGTTTCGTGCGGGAGGATCCAGTTTCACCGGGCACCCGGTGAAACTCACCGCGTCGGACGACTGTCCGCATCTCGCGCATCCCCGTCCGAAAACCGCGTGTCTGCGACGGGAGGGGGTCAATAGGCTGGGGCGGTGACGAGCACGACGGCGCCCGAGCCGCGCACCCAGGATCTCACCTCGCCGGCGAGCTGGCTGCCGGTGGCCGCGGTCGCGACGACGCTGGTGCTGTGGGCCTCGGCGTTCGTGGCGATCCGCCACCTCGGCCCGGACTTCTCGGCCGGCCCCCTCT includes the following:
- a CDS encoding sensor histidine kinase, producing the protein MDPTTQAFLAALAGALVAGGGVLAWAVSERQQQRSPAAEEPVVPPGVAAVLSVLRSSALVVDEADVVLKASAPAYSFGLVRGTQLVSHELADLVRQVRRDGQIRESELVMARAVGPDRHLTARVAPLGSRLVLALVEDRTRERRVEAVRRDFVANVSHELKTPVGAIRLLAEAVHEAADDPVAVTRFADRMLHESDRLSQLVHQVIELSRLQGDDPLDSPVPVSLDHVIEVAMDTSAIDASAKRIRIVNSGPSGLTVLGNDEQITAAVANLVANAVAYSEPESTVLVTTRRADEIVEVSVVDQGIGIPTTEIDRIFERFYRVDPARHRSTGGTGLGLSIVKHVAATHGGEIRVWSAEGQGSTFTLSLPHHAGSGASDRQLQEEVQ
- a CDS encoding response regulator transcription factor, with protein sequence MTRVLVVEDEESYSDALAYMLRKEGFEVAIAADGHAALSEFDRHGADIVLLDLMLPGIPGTEVCRTIRQTSKVPVIMVSAKDDEVDKVVGLELGADDYVTKPYSPRELVARIRAVLRRGQDAEVSPDTLEAGPVRMDVERHVVTVQGHEQRLPLKEFELLEMFLRNAGRVLTRGQLIDRVWGSDYVGDTKTLDVHVKRLRAKLEPEPSEPRYLVTVRGLGYKLDL